Below is a window of Nostoc sp. KVJ3 DNA.
TATTTAATTGATTAAGCCATCATATAAAAATAAGTTGTACAAATTTTAGTAGACCGAAAAGTTTGACGTAGCTGCTATATCTGCCCGTTTTTTGGTGCAAAATGTGAGACCATCACACTCTTGTTTGAGCGAAAACTAAGCTGATGTATTTATTAGATACATCAGCTTTTGAATCATCCCAAGATTTCAATCACAGCCGCGAGAATAGCTGGTGCTTTGTCTGAAACTGGAATGAATATCCGCTTTTGCCAGTTGATGATCTCGGTGAAGCAACCAACAGCTAAGAGTCGCTCTGCCAGTGAGATAGCATTAACCAGTTCTATGCGAGGTTCTGTGGCAATATAAGAACGCCGTAAAGTAACGCCACCCGGTAACTGCTCTGACTTGCCTTCGTTTAGCACTAAAGAGACTAACTCCTGTGGGCTTAACAGCTTATCCTTCAGTCCGAGTTGTTCAGCCACAGACTTAATATCTACTGCACTGACCACCCGACCCAGAATTTTCTCGCCATCGCTGGTCTGCAACCGATATACTCGATTGTTCTTCTGGGGTAGCATTTTCCATATTGGCAGCAATATCCCAGTCACAAGGTAAATATAATCAGTGGTGAATTTGGGCAATTGGTCAACTTCCTTCGACCAAGCTGCAACAAACGCATCAGCCGAAACCTGCTTCCAAGTGGACGATTCCAACTTATCGACAGGGACACGCGTTTCTTTCTGTGGACGAACGAGTAGAAGTCTTGGAATCACCCCGCCTTGGTCATCAAAGAAGCTGTGCGTAGGAATGCTCACAGCCGCATTACCGGATTTCTCATTGCTCATGAGTTGCCCTTGATACTTAACAACAAACTCAAGCATTTCATCAGCCGTTTTGATGTTGTTCTTTTGGACACGCTCAATCTTTAAGTAATTGGTCACGCTACCAGTTTGAGGATGAGTATAAACTGATTCACAGCTTTCGATACTAAATCTATCAGCCCGAAGTGTTTCTACTCCAACTTCAAACACACCATTTGCGATCGCAGTCTCGATTTGTTGACTTAGTAGCAACTCGAAACGCTCGAAAATCGTATTTTGCATCCCGATTGTCAAAGCCAGCAGGCGATTGAGGAACTGTCGCAAGGGTGGGAGGTCTATCTTCATTCCACCTTCAGTGGAAGTGAGCGAGAGTCCGGTCATCTGTTCAAACTTCCCCAGAGGAACTTCATAAAATCGACCTTGAAAAATCTGCTTAAACAACTCGTATAAAGCATATTCAGCATAGTTCGATTCTAGATTGTCTTTGGCATCAAACATACCGTTACCGCCAGTTTGTCTCTGACCACGGGTGAGTGCGCCTAAGCTATCCAGCCGTCGAGCAATAGTGCTGATGAATCGGCGTTCACCGCGCACATTCGTCGTGACTGGTCTGAACACGGGTGCTGATGCTTGATTGGTGCGGTGAGAGCGCCCAAGCCCTTGAATGGCATTATCCGCTCTC
It encodes the following:
- a CDS encoding strawberry notch C-terminal domain-containing protein, yielding MAGDKQILIFSDAGGTGRSYHADLNAVNRRRRSHYLLEAGWRADNAIQGLGRSHRTNQASAPVFRPVTTNVRGERRFISTIARRLDSLGALTRGQRQTGGNGMFDAKDNLESNYAEYALYELFKQIFQGRFYEVPLGKFEQMTGLSLTSTEGGMKIDLPPLRQFLNRLLALTIGMQNTIFERFELLLSQQIETAIANGVFEVGVETLRADRFSIESCESVYTHPQTGSVTNYLKIERVQKNNIKTADEMLEFVVKYQGQLMSNEKSGNAAVSIPTHSFFDDQGGVIPRLLLVRPQKETRVPVDKLESSTWKQVSADAFVAAWSKEVDQLPKFTTDYIYLVTGILLPIWKMLPQKNNRVYRLQTSDGEKILGRVVSAVDIKSVAEQLGLKDKLLSPQELVSLVLNEGKSEQLPGGVTLRRSYIATEPRIELVNAISLAERLLAVGCFTEIINWQKRIFIPVSDKAPAILAAVIEILG